One Brassica napus cultivar Da-Ae chromosome C2, Da-Ae, whole genome shotgun sequence DNA window includes the following coding sequences:
- the LOC106372742 gene encoding uncharacterized protein LOC106372742 isoform X1 gives MGFNRGLLTTKTYSSCGGLKQFMYGNAFTTLDAFWVSLCNLFFLLLASIFRVYSDKETSLVVVKTHNNNNNPSESSVDGSSLVSISKRCDYLSDKSITCYVEEPKAVRFVFHDYFSSAVQEEMKMITFSDESNTSFVLEKPFVVDDNKLETSLSEGCFIKEHVKEEMLVYEFMSCGVLKGLLAHESFAGSEDSLFDEEEEEFIELNPSFQREEEFKMGFDEEQEAYDFDDDDDDEYEHSDVMEKLKTKIRTARTGGLCTILEESETPLQELKPLKIEPKQDQYKDMIGEIHKVYKNYAVKMRKLDVIDSQTMHSISLIKLKDSTKPSSNIVKPPHKNVWPFKKHKLERDPIERLVKEASRDFETVYVSQLCLSWEMLHWQYTKLLEFDSHAATTYQYNLVAGEFQLFQVLLQRFVENEPFQSLSRVETYLKNRHHFHNFLQIPLVRDDRSSKSNKKCRNEGEFAVKIETLREIISESMRVFWEFLCADKDEFSSVMKVSHQTQVSPQDPLDLELLTEMRTNLQKKEKKLKEILRSQSCIVKKFKKNESKSSSVRVKDELLIAQIELRVVSRVMTMSKLTTEKLIWCQEKIDRMSFNGRKIHMEPSFSLLPC, from the exons ATGGGTTTCAACAGAGGTTTACTTACGACGAAGACTTATAGTTCTTGTGGTGGTTTGAAGCAGTTTATGTACGGAAACGCTTTCACGACTCTCGATGCTTTCTGGGTTTCTCTCTgcaatctcttctttctcctcctcGCCTCCATCTTCAG AGTTTATTCAGACAAAGAGACAAGCTTGGTCGTGGTTAAGactcacaacaacaacaacaacccaaGCGAGTCTTCTGTTGACGGGAGTTCTCTGGTTTCGATCAGCAAGAGATGCGATTATTTATCCGACAAGAGCATCACTTGTTACGTAGAAGAACCTAAAGCTGTCCGCTTTGTTTTTCATGATTATTTCTCCTCTGCTGTACAAGAGGAGATGAAGATGATAACTTTCTCTGATGAATCGAACACGAGTTTTGTCCTGGAGAAACCGTTTGTAGTTGACGACAACAAGTTGGAGACATCACTATCGGAAGGTTGTTTTATAAAGGAACACGTGAAGGAAGAGATGTTGGTTTATGAGTTCATGAGTTGTGGTGTCTTAAAAGGACTTTTAGCTCACGAGAGTTTTGCTGGTAGTGAAGATAGCTTGTtcgatgaggaggaggaggagtttATAGAACTAAACCCAAGTTTCCAGAGAGAAGAAGAGTTCAAGATGGGTTTtgatgaagaacaagaagcatatgattttgatgatgatgatgatgatgagtatGAGCATAGTGATGTGATGGAGAAACTAAAAACAAAGATAAGGACAGCGAGAACAGGAGGGTTGTGCACCATTCTCGAGGAATCAGAGACTCCATTACAAGAGCTGAAACCACTCAAGATCGAACCAAAACAAGACCAGTACAAAGACATGATCGGTGAGATTCACAAGGTTTACAAGAACTATGCTGTTAAAATGAGAAAGCTCGACGTCATTGATTCTCAGACAATGCATTCCATCA GTTTGATAAAGCTAAAAGATTCAACTAAACCAAGCAGTAACATCGTTAAACCGCCTCATAAGAATGTATGGCCATTCAAGAAACATAAGCTTGAACGTGACCCCATTGAGAGACTTGTGAAAGAAGCGAGCAGAGACTTTGAGACTGTCTACGTAAGCCAACTCTGTCTCTCGTGGGAGATGCTTCATTGGCAATACACAAAACTCTTGGAATTTGATTCTCACGCTGCTACTACTTATCAATACAACTTAGTAGCTGGAGAGTTTCAACTGTTCCAAGTTCTGCTTCAACGGTTTGTGGAGAACGAACCGTTTCAAAGTTTATCTAGGGTTGAGACTTACTTAAAGAACCGTCACCATTTCCATAACTTCCTTCAGATTCCACTTGTTAGAG ATGATCGTTCTTCAAAGAGTAACAAGAAGTGTAGAAACGAAGGAGAGTTCGCGGTAAAGATTGAGACGTTAAGAGAGATTATTTCAGAATCAATGCGTGTTTTCTGGGAGTTTCTTTGTGCTGACAAAGATGAGTTTAGTTCAGTGATGAAAGTTTCCCACCAAACACAAGTCTCTCCGCAAGATCCTCTAGATCTTGAGCTCTTGACAGAAATGAGAACCAATCTCCAAAAG aaggagaagaagctaaAGGAGATACTGAGAAGCCAAAGCTGCATAGTGAAGAAGTTTAAGAAGAATGAGTCAAAGAGTAGTAGTGTGAGAGTGAAGGATGAGTTACTGATAGCTCAAATCGAACTGAGAGTTGTTTCAAGAGTGATGACCATGTCAAAGCTCACGACTGAGAAGTTAATTTGGTGTCAGGAGAAAATTGACAGGATGAGTTTTAATGGTCGGAAGATTCACATGGAACCGTCTTTCTCCTTGTTACCTTGTTAG
- the LOC106372742 gene encoding uncharacterized protein LOC106372742 isoform X2: protein MLSGFLSAISSFSSSPPSSDKETSLVVVKTHNNNNNPSESSVDGSSLVSISKRCDYLSDKSITCYVEEPKAVRFVFHDYFSSAVQEEMKMITFSDESNTSFVLEKPFVVDDNKLETSLSEGCFIKEHVKEEMLVYEFMSCGVLKGLLAHESFAGSEDSLFDEEEEEFIELNPSFQREEEFKMGFDEEQEAYDFDDDDDDEYEHSDVMEKLKTKIRTARTGGLCTILEESETPLQELKPLKIEPKQDQYKDMIGEIHKVYKNYAVKMRKLDVIDSQTMHSISLIKLKDSTKPSSNIVKPPHKNVWPFKKHKLERDPIERLVKEASRDFETVYVSQLCLSWEMLHWQYTKLLEFDSHAATTYQYNLVAGEFQLFQVLLQRFVENEPFQSLSRVETYLKNRHHFHNFLQIPLVRDDRSSKSNKKCRNEGEFAVKIETLREIISESMRVFWEFLCADKDEFSSVMKVSHQTQVSPQDPLDLELLTEMRTNLQKKEKKLKEILRSQSCIVKKFKKNESKSSSVRVKDELLIAQIELRVVSRVMTMSKLTTEKLIWCQEKIDRMSFNGRKIHMEPSFSLLPC from the exons ATGCTTTCTGGGTTTCTCTCTgcaatctcttctttctcctcctcGCCTCCATCTTCAG ACAAAGAGACAAGCTTGGTCGTGGTTAAGactcacaacaacaacaacaacccaaGCGAGTCTTCTGTTGACGGGAGTTCTCTGGTTTCGATCAGCAAGAGATGCGATTATTTATCCGACAAGAGCATCACTTGTTACGTAGAAGAACCTAAAGCTGTCCGCTTTGTTTTTCATGATTATTTCTCCTCTGCTGTACAAGAGGAGATGAAGATGATAACTTTCTCTGATGAATCGAACACGAGTTTTGTCCTGGAGAAACCGTTTGTAGTTGACGACAACAAGTTGGAGACATCACTATCGGAAGGTTGTTTTATAAAGGAACACGTGAAGGAAGAGATGTTGGTTTATGAGTTCATGAGTTGTGGTGTCTTAAAAGGACTTTTAGCTCACGAGAGTTTTGCTGGTAGTGAAGATAGCTTGTtcgatgaggaggaggaggagtttATAGAACTAAACCCAAGTTTCCAGAGAGAAGAAGAGTTCAAGATGGGTTTtgatgaagaacaagaagcatatgattttgatgatgatgatgatgatgagtatGAGCATAGTGATGTGATGGAGAAACTAAAAACAAAGATAAGGACAGCGAGAACAGGAGGGTTGTGCACCATTCTCGAGGAATCAGAGACTCCATTACAAGAGCTGAAACCACTCAAGATCGAACCAAAACAAGACCAGTACAAAGACATGATCGGTGAGATTCACAAGGTTTACAAGAACTATGCTGTTAAAATGAGAAAGCTCGACGTCATTGATTCTCAGACAATGCATTCCATCA GTTTGATAAAGCTAAAAGATTCAACTAAACCAAGCAGTAACATCGTTAAACCGCCTCATAAGAATGTATGGCCATTCAAGAAACATAAGCTTGAACGTGACCCCATTGAGAGACTTGTGAAAGAAGCGAGCAGAGACTTTGAGACTGTCTACGTAAGCCAACTCTGTCTCTCGTGGGAGATGCTTCATTGGCAATACACAAAACTCTTGGAATTTGATTCTCACGCTGCTACTACTTATCAATACAACTTAGTAGCTGGAGAGTTTCAACTGTTCCAAGTTCTGCTTCAACGGTTTGTGGAGAACGAACCGTTTCAAAGTTTATCTAGGGTTGAGACTTACTTAAAGAACCGTCACCATTTCCATAACTTCCTTCAGATTCCACTTGTTAGAG ATGATCGTTCTTCAAAGAGTAACAAGAAGTGTAGAAACGAAGGAGAGTTCGCGGTAAAGATTGAGACGTTAAGAGAGATTATTTCAGAATCAATGCGTGTTTTCTGGGAGTTTCTTTGTGCTGACAAAGATGAGTTTAGTTCAGTGATGAAAGTTTCCCACCAAACACAAGTCTCTCCGCAAGATCCTCTAGATCTTGAGCTCTTGACAGAAATGAGAACCAATCTCCAAAAG aaggagaagaagctaaAGGAGATACTGAGAAGCCAAAGCTGCATAGTGAAGAAGTTTAAGAAGAATGAGTCAAAGAGTAGTAGTGTGAGAGTGAAGGATGAGTTACTGATAGCTCAAATCGAACTGAGAGTTGTTTCAAGAGTGATGACCATGTCAAAGCTCACGACTGAGAAGTTAATTTGGTGTCAGGAGAAAATTGACAGGATGAGTTTTAATGGTCGGAAGATTCACATGGAACCGTCTTTCTCCTTGTTACCTTGTTAG
- the LOC106372741 gene encoding 60S ribosomal protein L34-2: MVQRLVYRSRHSYATKSNQHRIVKTPGGKLTYQTTKKRASGPKCPVTGKRIQGIPHLRPAEYKRSRLSRNRRTVNRAYGGVLSALAVRERIVRAFLVEEQKIVKKVLKLQKAKEKLAPRS; encoded by the exons ATGGTGCAGCGTCTTGTATATCGTTCGCGTCACAGCTACGCCACCAAATCCAACCAGCACAGGATCGTCAAGACCCCAG GTGGTAAATTGACATACCAGACCACCAAGAAGCGTGCAAGTGGACCCAAGTGCCCCGTTACCGGCAAGCGTATTCAGGGT ATCCCTCACTTGAGGCCTGCTGAGTACAAGAGATCCCGATTGTCCAGAAACAGAAGGACCGTGAACCGTGCCTATGGTGGTGTGTTGTCCGCTCTTGCTGTTAGAGAAAG AATCGTTCGTGCTTTCCTTGTTGAGGAGCAAAAGATAGTgaagaaggtgttgaagctTCAAAAGGCCAAGGAAAAGCTTGCTCCCAGGAGCTAG